The sequence CTCTGGTTGCTACCGTTCTTATCCACCGCTATATCACCATGAAGACCAGGCCTGAGGTCGCGGAAGTCCCCCGCGGTCAGGTATTGATCGCCGAAACCGATATTAACCCCGGCACCCTGCTGGTGAAGCGGCTGGTGCGGGAGGTCTCCTGGCCTTCCGACATTATTCCCCCCCAAGCCATCCGCAGCTTTGACCAGGTCAAGGATCGGGTGGTGATGGTGCCGGTCAGCAAAGGCGAGCCGTTGTTATTTACCAAACTTGCCCCGGAGGGCACTGCCGCGGGACTGGGAGGGATTCTGCAGCCCGATCGACTGGCGGTAACAGTGCGCATCAATGATGTCTCGGGCGTGGCCGGGTTCATCT is a genomic window of Deltaproteobacteria bacterium containing:
- the cpaB gene encoding Flp pilus assembly protein CpaB, which gives rise to MKISKGLGFLLLSVVIALVATVLIHRYITMKTRPEVAEVPRGQVLIAETDINPGTLLVKRLVREVSWPSDIIPPQAIRSFDQVKDRVVMVPVSKGEPLLFTKLAPEGTAAGLGGILQPDRLAVTVRINDVSGVAGFI